The following DNA comes from Mucilaginibacter jinjuensis.
GCGGGAGGAGAGGAGTTGAAGTTTTAGTTTATAGAGGCAAGAGGCAAGAAACAAGAGACAAGTCAGAAGCCACCCCGAACGTCATTGCGAGGTACAAAGCAATCGCGAACTATACAGAGCGACTCTGCAAATCGGGGATTGCTTCGTCGTACCTCCTCGCAATGACGTGTTGTAAGAATCTTGTCTCTTGGTTCTTATTTCTTGCCTCTTAAATTAGCACCGCGCCGCCATCAACGGTAATAACCTGCCCGGTTGCGAAGTGTTGTTTCATCATGTAGATGAAAGTTTGGGCAATATCTTCGGCCTCGCCAATGCGTTTTACGGGCAGGGCATTACCTACATTGGTGTAAAGCTGCTCGCGGTCTGTTTCGCTCATGCTGTTCCATAGGTTGGTTCTGGTAACGCCAGGGGCAACCTGGTTTACACGAATGGGGGCCAGTTCAACCGCCATAGCGCGGGTAAAGCCTTCCATTGCGCCGCAAATACTGGCTGCAACGCCCCAGCCTGCACCCGGACGTGCGCCCGCGATACCACCTGTTAGGTTAATAGAGCCACCTGCGTTAATATATGGTGAAGCATATTTTACAGCGGCTAATGCCCCCCAATAACGTAATCCCCAAAACTTACGGGCATCATCAATCTGTAAATCGTTTAAATTAGTGAGCGTTAAATTTTCGCCTGCGGTATAAATCAGGTGATCGAACTGGCCTGTTTTGTCGAAGAAATCTTTAATGTTTTGCTCGTGGCTCAGGTCAATGGCGTAACCCTCGCTGCCTTGAGGCAGGGTTTTTAATGCATCATTAATACGTTGCTGGCTGCTTGATACAATAATCACATTTGCACCTTCGCCAGCTGCTGCCTGTGCTGTGGCCAGGCCAATACCTGTACTGCCACCCAATATAATTACCTTTTTACCTGTTAATGTTGAATTCTGATTTTGTGTTTTCATTTGTATTCTTTTTGTTAGATCAAAGGTCGGGGCGATAGGGGCTGATCTACTTAACAAATGGTAAAAAGAGAATAGGGGGTAGTAATTAAACAGAGAGCGTTGTCATGCTGAGGTACTCGAAGCATAAGCGAGGGCCATCTGTACCATGCTAATTAAAGGTAATGCAGTATATTCAATTCGGTTAAAATGTAGAGGCCACCACACCATACTTCGAGTACCTCAGCATGACGGCCTTTTTGTTAGCGCGAGAATCTACGCCCTTGGCTTCAAATTAATATGCTCCTCCGGTAACGGAATAAATTCAGTTTCACCCGGTACTTGCGGAAACCTTTGATCCTTCCAGTTTTGCTTGGCCTGATCAATGAGGGCTTGATCTGAAGCTACGAAATTCCAGTAAATAAAGCGTGGTTCGGGCAGGGCATCACCGCCGAAGAAGTAGATGCTGGTGTTTTCGTTCATGGTAAATTCGCACAACTGGCTGTCTTTAGCTACCAATAATTCTTTGGGGCCGAATGTAGTGCCTTCATTTTCGATGCTGCCTTCCAGA
Coding sequences within:
- a CDS encoding SDR family oxidoreductase, translated to MKTQNQNSTLTGKKVIILGGSTGIGLATAQAAAGEGANVIIVSSSQQRINDALKTLPQGSEGYAIDLSHEQNIKDFFDKTGQFDHLIYTAGENLTLTNLNDLQIDDARKFWGLRYWGALAAVKYASPYINAGGSINLTGGIAGARPGAGWGVAASICGAMEGFTRAMAVELAPIRVNQVAPGVTRTNLWNSMSETDREQLYTNVGNALPVKRIGEAEDIAQTFIYMMKQHFATGQVITVDGGAVLI